From the genome of Parabacteroides sp. FAFU027:
TGCAGCAATCGTAGAGACGGTTGCAATAGTTGCACTGTATGTTGCACTTCGGAGCTACCGGCAGGTGAACGCGAGCCTGAGTATGTTTGGCTCCTTCGTTAAAGCATGGATGTAATGATAAATCTTTCATTTTTTTACCCTTTCACGTTTTGTTAATAGCTCCTTGTAAAACCTCCGGTAGAAGAGTCAGTCGCCAATAACGATTAATACCTAATTACCTATTGAATCTTTGATTTGCCTGAACATGAATCAGGTCTTACATATACTTGTAGCCTACCGGCGATTTTCTTTGTTTGTCTTCCAGCAACGTGTTTACGATTTGCGAGAAGAAGGTGGTCGCACCCTCGTATCCGAGCATCCGGAAATGTTGTGCACCGATGCGATCATGGATCGGGAATCCACAACGGACAATCGGGATGTCCATTTTACGGGCGATGTAGTATCCCTTGCTGTTTCCGATCATCAGGTCGGGCTTGATTTGCTGCATCACTTCGTCCATGCGGTCGAAGCTCATTCCCTGGCCGATGATGGTTTCTTCATCATACATTGGGCCAAGCAACTTTGTGAGGGTTTCGCGGAGTTTACCGCTTTCACCACCGGTTGCACAAAGGACAGGTTTGATTCCGATTTCGGATGCAAAGGCCGCTAAAGCTACTACCATGTCCTCTTCGCCAAATATGACGGTTTTTTTTCCTGACAGGTATTTGTGACCGTCAATGTAGAGGTCCACCAAACGACCGCGCTGGCGTTTGTACTTCTCAGGAACCGGATTACCGGAGAGTGATGACATGATTTCAAGGAACTTGTCGGTCTCATTAATTCCTACCGGAAGTCCGGTTTCGAAACAAGGGACATCGAATTTATCTTTCAGGAATTGTCCGGCTGATTGTACAAGGTAGTTGTCCTTGATTTTGCCATTCATTCCTCCTGAATTTTTAATAAAACCCAGTTCTACTGTTGCTCTGGCCGAACCGCTGGCCTTGAGTTGTGAAATGGGTGTACCTCCGTCGGGGATCCGGGTGTAGGAGTCCCAGGAAGTATTATCGAGAGTGTCGGAATAGTCCGGGAAGAGCATTGCCTCCAGGCCGAAATCCTCCAATATCTCTTTGAGGTGGCGGATATCTTCGGGTGAAACCAGGCTGCTAATCAGATTGATGTGACTCCCTGTTTTTTCACCGCTTTCGGCCAGTGTTTTGACCGCTGCCAGTATGGCATTGAAGAATCCTTCGGCGTGGGTTCCGTTGTAACTCGGAGTAGAGGCGAATATCATTTCCGGGACTTCCGGTTTATCCGCGTTGATCGCTTTATATTCGTTTATCAGTTTAGGGACATCTTCGCCAATCGTTTCACTCAGGCAGGTACTTGCGATGGCTACCACCTTGGGTTGGTATTGGCTGATGATGTTGTCGATTCCGGTGTTGAAATTTCTATTTCCTCCGAAAATGGTTGTCTCTTCACTAAAGTTGGAAGAGGCAATATCCACCGGCTCGCGGTAATGGCTGATCAGGTAACGGCGGATGTAAGTGGCACATCCCTGTGACCCGTGCAGCATGGGCAGTACACCTTCGATCCCCTTGAAGGCAATACAGGCTCCCAGCGGTGTGCATTGCTTGCAAGCATTGCACGAAGAGGCAAAGGAGTCGCCCGTTGGCATGTCTTTTTTAATCTTTTCCATGAGTTCTTTTTTTGACAGACCCCTCCCCTGCCCTCCCTGATGGGGAGAAAGCAGCTTAGTGGAGTTCATTTTTTATTTTGATAAAAGGAATTCCCCTTCCTTACCTATCATTTTGGGTTCCTTAAGGACGTTTATGTATTCCTTAAGGCCATTTGTTTGCTCCTTAAGGCCGTTCTTGTGTTCCTTAACATATTTCATGTACTCCTTAAGGGCATTCATGTGTTCCTTAACATACTTCTTGCGTTCCTTAAGGCCATTTATCTATTCCTTAAGGCCAATCTTATGCTCCTTAACACATTTCTCATATTCCTCAAAGGTCAAAAGAGACGTTACAGGATTCCACTCTTGATTTATCCCCTCTTGACAAACTGCCAGACGGGGCTGGTCACTGTTTCATAGACCTCTTTGGCGAAGTTGAGCATTCCTTCATAACCTGCCAGTGCCAATTTGCGCTCGTGATTGTGGTCGCAAAATCCAATCCCCAGTTTGTAGGCAATCGGTCGCTCTTTTACACCTCCGATGAAGAGGTCGGCGCCGGTAAGTTTGACAAACTCTGAAAGTTCAACCGGGTTGGAGTCGTCCACCAGAATACAACCATCGTCGCAAATCGCCTGGAGCAGTTTATAATCTTCGGTATTTCCGGTCTGTGTACCGGCAATCACCGTTTTCATTCCAATAAGTCGAAGAGCTTTTACTAAGGAAATGGCTTTGAATGCCCCGCCCACATAGATGGCGGCTTTGCGGCCTTCGAGGGCCTGACGGTAAGGCTGGAGTGCGGGCAATAATTTCGACAATTCATCTTTCACCAACTCCTGCGCCTTTTCCATCATCTCATCGCTTTTAAAGTAGCGTGCCACTTCATATAAGGCATCGGACATATCTTCTATACCGAAATAGGATACCTTCATGAAGGGAATATCGTGCTCGGCTTTCATTGATTTAGCCAGGTGCATCATCGAGCCGGAGCATTGCACCACATTGAGTGCCGCCCTGTGGGCGTTGCGGATGTCATTGACACGTCCGTCTCCGGTAATGGAAGCAACAATCTGGATTCCCATTTTTTCGTAATACTCTTTGAGCATCCAGAGTTCGCCTGCCAGGTTAAAATCGCCGAGGATGTTGATACTGTAAGGAGAGATCTCCTTATCGTCTGCCGTGCCTACCAGAGTATTCATGGCGTCACAGGCAATCTTGTATCCGTCTTTTTTAGAGCCCTGGAATCCTTCGGACTGCACAGGGATGACGGGAATTCCTTTTTCCTTTTGCACCCTTTTGCATACCGACTGTACGTCGTCTCCGATAACGCCTACAATACAGGTTGAATATACAAAAGCGGCTTTAGGTGAATGTTTGTCAATGAGCTCGTTTAGAGCATTGTAAAGTTGAGTTTCTCCTCCGAAAATAACGTGTTTCTCGCGCAAGTCTGTCGAAAAACTGCTTCTGTGAAGCTCGGGGCCAGATGACATTGCTCCCCGAATGTCCCAGGTGTACGATGCACAACCAATAGGACCATGAACTAAGTGAAGGGCGTCTGCTATCGGGTAAAGTACTACCCGTGAACCACAGAAGACACAAGCTCTTTGTGAGACAGAGCCTGCCAAACTGGGTTTTCCCCCCACCAGTTCGTGCGAATCTTTACCCTTGGTAACGATTTGCTTTCCTCTATCTTTTAAAAAGTCGCCCATAATGAAAAGATAAGCCCCCTCCGGCTCCCCCCTAGGGGGAGAGATGGAGCATTTATAGTTTGTAGTAATAATATTCAGCCTTACATATCCCCTCCCTATCGGGGAGGGTTAGGGTGGGGCTTAGAGTACCAATTCGAATTTTTCTTCCGGACAAGTACGGTCTTTGTGATCCAGGAATGCTTCCAGGATTTTGATCGCCAGATTAGCTGCTCCTGTGTAACCGGTGAATGGGAAGAAGTTGAATCCCGGGCGGTCAGTAACAGGGAATCCTAAGCGAACGAAAGGAACGTTTTCATCACGTGCGATGTATTTTCCATAAGTGTTACCAATCAGGAGATCAACACCTTCCTGTTTGATCCACTGGTGCATT
Proteins encoded in this window:
- a CDS encoding nitrogenase component 1; this translates as MEKIKKDMPTGDSFASSCNACKQCTPLGACIAFKGIEGVLPMLHGSQGCATYIRRYLISHYREPVDIASSNFSEETTIFGGNRNFNTGIDNIISQYQPKVVAIASTCLSETIGEDVPKLINEYKAINADKPEVPEMIFASTPSYNGTHAEGFFNAILAAVKTLAESGEKTGSHINLISSLVSPEDIRHLKEILEDFGLEAMLFPDYSDTLDNTSWDSYTRIPDGGTPISQLKASGSARATVELGFIKNSGGMNGKIKDNYLVQSAGQFLKDKFDVPCFETGLPVGINETDKFLEIMSSLSGNPVPEKYKRQRGRLVDLYIDGHKYLSGKKTVIFGEEDMVVALAAFASEIGIKPVLCATGGESGKLRETLTKLLGPMYDEETIIGQGMSFDRMDEVMQQIKPDLMIGNSKGYYIARKMDIPIVRCGFPIHDRIGAQHFRMLGYEGATTFFSQIVNTLLEDKQRKSPVGYKYM
- the nifE gene encoding nitrogenase iron-molybdenum cofactor biosynthesis protein NifE yields the protein MGDFLKDRGKQIVTKGKDSHELVGGKPSLAGSVSQRACVFCGSRVVLYPIADALHLVHGPIGCASYTWDIRGAMSSGPELHRSSFSTDLREKHVIFGGETQLYNALNELIDKHSPKAAFVYSTCIVGVIGDDVQSVCKRVQKEKGIPVIPVQSEGFQGSKKDGYKIACDAMNTLVGTADDKEISPYSINILGDFNLAGELWMLKEYYEKMGIQIVASITGDGRVNDIRNAHRAALNVVQCSGSMMHLAKSMKAEHDIPFMKVSYFGIEDMSDALYEVARYFKSDEMMEKAQELVKDELSKLLPALQPYRQALEGRKAAIYVGGAFKAISLVKALRLIGMKTVIAGTQTGNTEDYKLLQAICDDGCILVDDSNPVELSEFVKLTGADLFIGGVKERPIAYKLGIGFCDHNHERKLALAGYEGMLNFAKEVYETVTSPVWQFVKRG